The nucleotide window GCCCATAGGTCTGCCGGGTGCGCACATGCGCGGCCTGGATCGCCACTTCTAGGCGCGCGTTCTCCTGAGCGCGCTTCGAGGGACGGCGCGTGCGCCAGGCATAGTACCCACTTCGGGACACCTCCAGCACCCGACACAACACACTCAGGGGATACTGGGGCCGCAGCGTCCTCATGAGCGCGTACCGGGCAGCTGCGCCTTGGCAAAGTACGCGGTGGCTTTTTTTAAGATGTCGCGCTCCATCCGCGCCTCGGCCAGGTCGCGCTTCAGCCGAGAGACCTCGGCCTCCAGCTCTGTCACGGGCCGTCGGCTCTCCCCCAGCGTCGCGAGCTGACCGCGCCGGGCTCGACACACCCAGTTCTCGAGCGTCTTGCCCGACATGGCCAGGCGTCTTGCTACCTCTGGAATCGTCAACTTCTGTTCCAGGACCAGCTGCACCGCTTGCTCACGGAACTCCTTCGTATACTGCTGTCGCGGAACTCGTTCCATCTCACACCTCCAGACCTCAGATCATAGGTTGAAGGCGTCCACTTTTTCGAGCCTAGCACAGGCGTGGCTGGATGCCTTGCCGAAGGAGGCACGCCCCGCCATGTTGCACGGGGACGTGGCCTTTGGCAACGCATCGGTGCTCCGCGCGGCCGAGGCTCGAGATCAGCCGTCTCGCACCAAGCTACGCGTCACGAAGCATGTGAAGGCCTTCATCAAGACGCTCTTCCGCTCCACTGCGTGGGAGGAGGCGGGGCAAGGTTGGGAAGGGGT belongs to Nitrospira sp. and includes:
- a CDS encoding transposase — its product is MERVPRQQYTKEFREQAVQLVLEQKLTIPEVARRLAMSGKTLENWVCRARRGQLATLGESRRPVTELEAEVSRLKRDLAEARMERDILKKATAYFAKAQLPGTRS